TATTTAGTTTTCTCCTTTGGGTTTTAAAACACTGTgaaatataaacatgtataatcccagtttctctcctgctcctcagtgtgatgggtgtgtgtcctcaggctgAGCCGGTGGACCCACCAAACCTCCACTGGGCCATGCAAACACACCGGTTGATGATGACACCTCACCACGCTGTATAACGCAGCATAAAAAGATACAGGGGAAATAAAAAGGAGGTCAAAGATAAGGCTTATGAAATCTGTGTGCGCATGAAATGACCGTCTGTACACGGGCCAGCAGAATGTACACGTGTGGAGTGgtgcagtgtatgtgtgtgtgtgtgtgtgtgtgtgtggaatatgGGTCAGACATCATCTGCTCTGCTGATGTTCTAAAATGGCTCCAGGCCTTATTGATGCTACGATGGCTGGCTACTGTCGTACGTGGGCCAACTGCCACATCTCACAGCTGAACGAGCCGGAACGCTGTGTGCTACCCAGCTCCACAAGGTTTCTCTTCTTCAGAACAACACAAGATAAGATGACGCCTGTTCGGACTGGGATCTTTGAACCTAGAATCAGCGCAAACTGTGTCCAAATCCTTTTCAGAGGTCTCTGAAGGCTCAAATAAAAAGTCCCAGTAGCTCATCACAGCAAAGTCACAGATATCCTTATTGGGAGTTTGCATTGATTtctattcattcattctttAATCTAAACCTTATCTCAAACTTTAACCAAGACCAATTCATGACCAACCCTAACTTCAACCTACCCACAATTCACATCTCAGCCCTAACCtcaaccaggacctcagaaatgacGTTTTGTGCCAATAGGAACCAatctttggtccccatgaggtccacTGGTCCTGATGAGGTCtctgtttatgctggaaaatgCCCTAAAGACACAGACGAGTacaaacacccacacccacacacacacacacacacacacacacacacacacacacaccgtcggTATCGAGTTCCTGCCGATACACGCACAATGGtaggtcagtctcagctgtcaatcacgttTCCCTTTGTTTTAATGCAACAAGTAAATCATTATAAACAAACTTCCAGgaaaacatcagtgttgtaagaATGAACTCAAATAACAGAAACCACCTGTGTGGAAAAACATATTGAACGTCTATGAGCtttactgcagccggccaccaatAGTCCAGGCAAGTAACTCATTTTGGAGCCAAAAATAGAACTaattgtaaatagtttttttcagcatagatcatttctatgaggtgtccagaacaacatactaaaagtcctaagaaatccgatttgaggaaatatgtttaattctcatcaatccgagatgtgtgccaataaggccaggcaacAATACATCCCAATGGGGCtaattttttcctttactcctatcaaaatgaaactttacacaatgaaagtacccatgaaaagtaacattttttttattaaaggtttctttgaaaatgaattttaatAAGCAAATGAGCTAAAAACTAATCGAGTATGCCCAAAATAAACCCAATTAGGCCAAAACATTTCCTTTACTCTtaccaaaataaaactttacataGTAAAAGTATAGattaaaagtaacttttttttgtattacaagtttcttttaCAATTAGTCGGTCGTAAAACgctactttgcctggactacAAGGGAACGTCCGGATGACTTGGCGTCACTTTTGCTGAGCTCGTGGGGAGCCgtcacgtcatccatctttttattGAGATACACAAATCAGAGCTAAAAGCTAGGTAAATGTCGGCCTAAGGGTGAGCAAACAGCAATCATTTTAATACGAGTCTTTCTTGTTCCTTGTTGACGCAGGTTCCTGAGAGTTGCTTTTAATAATCTTCATGGCCCCAGTCCTCCTGTACTGGCAACCATCGTTCGTTCACAACATTTGCATGTTATATAAATTCTGCTGATGCTTACTCGTGCACACTGTTTACATAATTCCAAAACCggttttatatatgtataaagaTGCCTCTGTTGCAGATGCCGTCAGTAGCAGCGGCTCCGACCTTCCTGTGGAAACGTTCACATGAGTCTTCCTCACAATGTTTCGGATtcgttgtttatttgtttgaattCAAGACCGATTTTCTACGAGACTTGAACTTTTTCCAGCAGGACGAACCTGGATTCATATTCTACTTCTGAGCTTTCAGCATTTGTTCAAACAAACATTCGGTCGACTCCTTGACTAACGATGGAGGATCCAGAGCAGGATGTCGGGCCCCTTCCCTCTTTCATCCAGACAATCAGCGAGATGCAGAACGCAGGCGTCGAATCAGAGCCACATCAGGAACCGGAGCCTGAATCCGACCAGGAGACCCAGGAGACGCAGGAGACCCAGGAGACGCAGGAGACCCCGGAGACCCCGGAGACCCCGGAGACCCAGGAGACCCCGGAGACCCCGGAGACCCAGGAGCCACCGAGCGGGCCCCTGCAGCTGGAGCTCATGGAGTCCCGAAGGCAGAAGCTTCGCAGCAGACTAGAGATCCTGCAGAAGATGCAGAAAATGAGTAAGACGGCAGGAGGTGACAGGAGCACAAATGGAGATGATTCAGCTTCTTAATACGATCATTAGAAAGATAATAATACTATAGTCTAATAACCTTGTGACCTGTTGTCATGggatatatatttagttttcacaaaaaaatacttaaaatgtcaaagaaagataaataaacatGAGCAAGTACACAACATTATATTTCTTCTTcctattattgatattattatttaatacaaTCATTTGATAGCTAACAGATAATACAATAATACTTgttattacacacaaactacaaactgagaaatataaaaactggACCGAAAGTgattgaaataaaaagaaaatgaaccaCACCCCTTCATGTTTTCAGATAATCAAATGGTTAGATTTATTAAAGTAGTAATCTCAATTTGtaacagtgttgttttttttgtaattatttattatGGTTATTTTGTAAATTCTTTAAAGCTAAATTCAGATTAGCTCCTGATTGAGCTTTAGATCAAGATATTTTGACCTCAGGGGATAAATGTCTGAGTGTAAATCTGAGGAGAGTTTTTTAGTCGTGACTGACGCATACATCTCCACCTCAGTGACGAGTGAGGACGGTGAGGAAGTGGGCGAGCTGGAGAACGTTCagagggagctgcaggagctgctgctgagtaAGATGCAGCTGAAGTCAGAGATGCAGGACGTCACCTTCACAGCAAACAGAGGTACaactataaacaaataaatgtataaataaatacagttttctcACAGGCATTTaatgaaacacaataaataacataaatataaatacttatTTGTTGAATTATTCCTGGACgagccccctgatctggatcctctCTGACACAAACAgtatccttccaccaagatgTTTGTAAatctcttctgttgtttttgtgaaattctgttttcatgtttacATTGCCGTCTGAGGGCTTTTattaggattacacaaaaactactcaacccaTTTGatcaaaacttggtggaaagatgggaTATGAACCCGAAAACTTTTGTCGTGGATCCTGGGATGTATTtgtactttctttaacattgcgacaCACAGCGTCTAGGTGGAGGTTTGTCTGCTTTCCCTGTATTTCTGAATGCATCTATACTTTCACTGTTTTAAATCAGGTCGACAGGATAAATTGCCCATTATTTATAAATCTGGGCCGCCCTGTGGAGGGATCTACACGCTTCCACCTCCTCAGCTGTCAGAGGAGGACCCCATAGAGGAGCTGAGTGAAGAAACTACTCCTGCAGAAGAAGAATCAATAGGTatgttaaatatacaaataaataaataaactcatCTTTATAGCAGGCTTTTTATCAAAAATTAGATGAATAAAATTAGATGAATTGATAAACAAAAGATTATCTCACAggaatttttttaatgaaaaacaaaatgacaattataaacaaataaaggtctaaataaatacagttttctcACAGATATTTCTGTAGAGGAGATGAGTGAAGAAACTCCTCCTGCAGAAGAAACACCAACAGGCCCCATCGTTCCAGGTGGGTTTTACAGATTTACTCAAAGTGCACATGTAACCtatgtatgtatttgtatatatatatatatatatacattatatatatttcatgtaTATAAATATCCTGCTTTCTATTAGGACTAATAACagtaaaatctctgtctctctaagTGGAAAGCCTGGCTGCTGTGCCAGCCTTCACCCGCTGTCCATCCTGTGACCAGATCGTCTTTACAAAAACCCGCAGGATAGTGGGCGAGACAATATGGATGCTCTGTTGCCTGTGCTCCATTTTGGGGtagccaatttttttttttaaaccttgcTAGACTGCTGCATTAAAACTAAAGTCTGAAAGTTACTGCTGAACAGTTGATGTTTTGGCAGAGATTAAGATCAGTaaatacaaagatggacgacatggctgcTCCCCAAAAgcgaagccaaagcatctcaataGGATGTGTGCACGCGTCGTCCAGCTTTATAAACTGTCTATGAGTCAGATCCACCTCTGCAGAACGGGAGGATGGCCCGGCTGCACCTGTTATATCGCAATTAGAAATGCTCTGGCCTGTTAGTTTctttaaaccaaacaaaaaccaTATGTTGAGGGTAAAACTCGAAAAGAGCCAGGTTCAGGCTTCATAGTTGAAGGACAGATGTAAGATATCTATATTCACCTCTTACGACCTTAGTAGTTAAAGACATTGCTGTTGCAAAAGTTTCAATTTGAACCCTGAACCTcagagatcatgtgtttttttttcctgtcaggTGTGTAGCAGGCTGCTGTTTGACCCCTTTCTGCATGAACGACTTAAAGGACACCGAGCACCGGTGTCCGAAGTGTGAGGCTCACCTACACACCTTCAAGCATTACTGACATGGACACCGTTGAGGAAATGCCACAAACATCTTCCCAAAGGAGTTGATTTAGACTCTAGAGCCGATCAGTGAAACGGGTCTGGAGTCGACTCGGCCCTGCTGGAGACTTCACCGAGGCTCGGATGAAGCATATCTCTGCTCGACGGCCCCGGTTCTGTGACGAGACAGACAGTGAATATCCACGGAACATGGGATTCAAGCTGGAAACAGAACTTAGTGAGTGTGTCAGAGGCGAGTGCTGGTGTGCGCACACAGCAGCTGTTGGGACGAgggaatatatatttataggcACAAACCATTTTTATGTAAAGTGGGAACAGAACTAGTGAAGAGATGCAAACGCAGGCAAATCACCTGACCAGAAAAGGAACTGTTTACGTGCAGcgaggaacacaacacaaggGAGGTGGCCCTGTCCAGCTCTTTTGGA
The Pleuronectes platessa chromosome 21, fPlePla1.1, whole genome shotgun sequence DNA segment above includes these coding regions:
- the LOC128426611 gene encoding uncharacterized protein LOC128426611, with the translated sequence MEDPEQDVGPLPSFIQTISEMQNAGVESEPHQEPEPESDQETQETQETQETQETPETPETPETQETPETPETQEPPSGPLQLELMESRRQKLRSRLEILQKMQKMMTSEDGEEVGELENVQRELQELLLSKMQLKSEMQDVTFTANRGRQDKLPIIYKSGPPCGGIYTLPPPQLSEEDPIEELSEETTPAEEESIDISVEEMSEETPPAEETPTGPIVPVESLAAVPAFTRCPSCDQIVFTKTRRIVGETIWMLCCLCSILGCVAGCCLTPFCMNDLKDTEHRCPKCEAHLHTFKHY